The following proteins come from a genomic window of Dreissena polymorpha isolate Duluth1 chromosome 1, UMN_Dpol_1.0, whole genome shotgun sequence:
- the LOC127868020 gene encoding uncharacterized protein LOC127868020, whose product MKPTQIQTPTGPCFTKLAEVDAQYAAANGYITGLERPICDSFGTFNGTQYLGSQAFCVAPDGSQIAGFMVNRWEAVDMDCKCARDMNAYQNTGIIGLKFSCDRFGNYARTGCYGSVCYCQDRSGNPIGDARVNIETLGTLKC is encoded by the exons GCCCATGCTTCACCAAGCTTGCGGAAGTGGATGCCCAATACGCCGCCGCCAACGGATATATTACGGGACTTGAGAGACCCATTTGTGATTCTTTTGGTACCTTCAATGGGACGCAGTACCTAGGCTCCCA AGCTTTCTGTGTCGCTCCCGACGGCTCTCAAATTGCTGGTTTCATGGTCAACAGGTGGGAGGCCGTTGACATGGACTGCA AGTGCGCACGTGACATGAACGCCTACCAGAACACAGGAATCATTGGTCTGAAGTTCTCATGTGATCGCTTCGGAAACTACGCTCGCACCGGATGCTACGGTTCGGTTTGCTATTGTCAGGATCGCAGCGGAAACCCCATCGGAGATGCTCGGGTCAATATTGAAACGTTGGGCACTCTCAAATGCTAG